Genomic segment of Populus nigra chromosome 14, ddPopNigr1.1, whole genome shotgun sequence:
AGTATTTTACAAGAtcaattttgatacaaaagttaatttttgttatttttttgtccttaaAAGCCATCAGATTCCGGAAGTAGAGAAAGAAGGGAGTCATTGGCATTAATATAGGCaaccaaaattatcaatatttgtaTAAAATGGATCTATTTGATTAGATGagttcatattaattttttttttgttttttaccttgaaagtgcTTGTAATAACAAATCTGAGCTTGGTTTGATTTTTGGTTTCgtgttaattttgatttttggggTGATGTTTTTGGTTTCTTAAGGCCATGAATAGGTTTATCACGACTCCTAAAATGTTTTCTAGATATTTTCAgttgaaaaataggtttttagataaaaaaattaaaatctaattttttgaCCACCACAATAGCTGGAATCTGGGTATCATTAGATAATACatcgtataatttttttttcaaaattttttgaaatgggTAACATGTCACCTGTcctaaatgcattaaaaaaaaaaacacaaagcaagTCGTTTGGGTATACaatattataactttttttttacttataattttttgaacttCGAAAACGTGTTGAAAAGACCCCGTATACAATATTTTCAGTGAAAAAGAAACCTAACCCGCGCGAGAAACACGGGTAAATTATCTAGACTATTTATAAAAGGAGTGTCCCCACAATGCTAGCTTCTTAGTTATTACCTAGTCTTTCCTCTCAATTCTCTTATTACCTATTCCAGAAGGCTCACACTTTTTTCCTCGTGGATTTTCTTTGTTATAGGTGTTGACACGCCTAACAACAGGGGTTAGACCAACTCTTCGCataattgattaaaattcaaACCCTTTGTCctaattcatatttttcttaacaaatGTTTTTCAGAATTAGCaatatgtttttcaatgttTAGCTAATATACAGATTCAGCTAATAATAGTAATGTACccgtagttttatttttttaataaatatattaaagttctaataattttaatctctTTTGGTTATAATACACGAGTGAGAGCTACTCCTCATTTTATAACCTAATACATTTTAGATCTTGGGATGAAAAACAACACTGAATTTGCTAGCTATACGACATAACAGAGAGCGTATTATCAATTCATATTTAATCTAaactttttatatgaaaaaatgtagcagaaaatatttttcttgtaacttaattttttttctattaaccATTGATGCCATGTAAGCAATTGTGCTCATTCTATACTAGCGCATATCGTAGATAGATGggattttaacattttatgtcatataattttgataaaagtATACGAAAAAGGTTTTATGTAATCATCACAAGGACCAAATTGTTATCTTGACAAGATTTAAGGACAGAAACTATACTATTTAAGAAAGGGACTTGTATTGCACATTCGCAATTCGAGAGAGCCGCCACCTTTGATTAGAAACTTTGGGAGAAAccccttttttaaataatttttttagttttaaatttatttttattttaatatattaatattaaaaataaaatttaaaatataaaaaatatattattttaatttatttttaaataaaaatattttaaaaaacaatttcaactgTAACGGCGAGAAGACGCTCGGTGAAACGCGACAGGATCTCGTTGAGGACAAAATGAAGAGAAGTTGCCAGGTAATTTCCGTcaactttaataaaagaaatcaacGTTGACGTCACCATCAATGTTCTGCATCTTTGAATCGACTCAAAGATAATTAAGCATATGATAGTTGACCAAAAAAGATTTGACTAAAATCGAAGAAAACGAAAACAGCAATTGCAGGGATACTTCCTTCGAGCTTGAATCAAAAGCTACTCGGCCTGCTTCTTTAGGATCATCAATGTCCAAACTAATACATCTATAATAAtttatctctaaaatattagatttatctCCTCACTTAAGAAAGTCCagcataataaaatataaaatattatatatatagcgACCtagtaaactatatatatatatatatagcgacCTAGTATATATATAGCGACCCagtaatgtttttaaaaaatattttaaaagcacagatatatatatatatatatatatatatatatatatatatatatatgctgtagtgacaaaataataacttaattaattatagcgTAATTTCTTGTTAATTGGAGCAaaagaatattatatataacgATAATTAACCCATCAAATGACCTAGAAAACTAGAATCAGTAAACATTTCATCACAATTCTTTGACGTGGTAGTGGATGGATATGAACACACGAGCTTGAGATCGATgagaaattattgaagattcaaattcaattgcttttaattataGCGCACTTCAATAACTATACCAAGCAATCTTTTAGAGAATGTTTGGTAATATGAtaatggttgcttttcaaataattttttgtgtcaaaatacatgttaatgattttttttatttttaaaaaattatttttgataccagcacatcaaaacgatccaaaacgtatcaattatattaaatcttaataaaaaaaatttaattttttttaaaaatacaatttacacGTCgttccaaacatatttttatcaatttgctCAAGTCTTTGTAATTGATTAATCTTTGTCAGCTTTCATGTGCTTTAATTGcattttcttcaaataattcagAAACCGAAGATAACGGGAAAACAATCAGAAGAAAATGTCTCTGTCTATAAAGTCAACAAATAATAAGAAGgaaaatactaagaaaaaacGGGGAAAATACTAAGGACAAACCAACTTGTTGGAACTATTGCATGGTCAAAACTTAAAACCCGCCTAATTCACAATCTCcgattaatttcttaaataaactTTTGAGCTGTAGAGTTCTCGAAACTCGAATATCTTTACATTTAATAATCAAAGCCCAGATATACATGTATATTTTCCTTTATAAAAGACACTTTAGTAGATGATACTCGTCACTGTTACGCGTTTTTCTGATTAGGTCTTGGTGAAATCCAGCCATAAAAAGACAAGAACATGAACTTACCACTTCCAGATTTATTTTGACTCGGACTTTTCAAGCTCATCATAGAAAAAGAGAAGCCTATTCCACACACAGAACTATAAAGAGAGTGCTTTGGAGATTCCGAAGTACGACAATCACATATTCATTTCATTTAGCGCCATAGAGGGGTAACCTGCCTCGGGAACACATTTTGAATACATGAGTGGTTATCAGCTTTCAGAATCCAAAAGCATTGCCATGATGAAATTCTTGGCTCTGTGTTTTTTCGTGATATCTCTGATAAACATACCAATAGCCGAGGCTAGAATTCGTCACTACAAATTTGAGCTCAAGTATGAGTACAAATCCCCTGACTGCTATAAGAAGCTGGTCATTACAATTAATGGGAGAACTCCTGGACCCACAATCTATGCACAGCAGAACGACACAGTTATTGTTGAGGTCAAGAACAGTTTGTTAACTGAGAATACAGCAATTCATTGGCACGGAATCCGTCAGATTGGAACACCTTGGTTTGATGGAACAGAAGGAGTCACTCAGTGTCCAATTCTGCCTGGAGACACTTTCGTATACAAGTTTGTTGTTGACAGGGTAAGTCCTCAAGTCTTAACACTCTGTAATGCTCTGCTTCTTCACATTACCTGTATGATAATAACCTCTTGCATCTTCTATACAGCCTGGGACATACTTATATCATGCCCATTATGGAATGCAAAGAGAAGCTGGGATATATGGATCGATTCGGGTAGCGCTTCCCGATGGAGAATCCGAACCCTTTGCTTATGATTATGATCGGAGCGTCATCCTTACTGATTGGTATCACAAGAGCACGTATGAACAAGCTGCAGGATTGTCTTCAATTCCCTTTCAGTGGGTTGGGGAGCCTCAGGTGCTTAATTATCTAACATTTCCCTTGTTTGATATCTTCAATGTACTTTACTGTGGTAGCTATCAGTTTCAAACGACTAAACTTGTTCCCTGCAACAAAAATTGCAGTCACTTCTGATACAAGGAAAGGGAAGATTTGACTGCTCCGCTGCCAATCCTCCCCTGAAAGCTGATGTCTGCAATAATACAAGTCCTGAATGCTCTCTTTATTCCACGACTGTAGTCCCTGGAAAAACGTATCGGCTTAGGATTAGTAGCTTGAGTGCTTTATCAGCTCTTAGTTTCCAGATAGAGGTATTTTCAATCTCCTGACAATTTATATTCTACAGCtagttagaaaaataaaatgacgaGGTAGTTATTAATTAACATCTTAATAATTCTTATGCAGGGTCACAACATGACTGTTGTTGAAGCTGATGGTCACTATGTTGAGCCATTTGTGGTAAAGAATTTATTCATATACTCCGGCGAGACATACTCAGTTCTAGTGAAAACTGACCAAGACCCTTCAAGAAATTATTGGGCTACTACAAATGTTGTTAGCAGAAATGCCACTACTCCACCAGGCTTAGCCATTTTCAACTACTATCCAAACCATCCCAGGAGATCCCCTCCGACGATTCCTCCGTCCGGGCCAATGTGGAACGATATTGAGCCGCGGTTTAATCAAAGTGTTGCCATTAAGGCTCGCAAAGGCCACATATATTCCCCTCCTGCAACCTCTGACAGGGTCATAGTGTTGTTGAACACACAAAATCGGGTAAATGGTAATGTCCGATGGTCAGTTAATAATGTCTCTTTCAATATTCCTCACACACCTTACTTGATTGCGCTCAAGGAGAATTTGCTTCATACCTTCAGCCAAACCCCACCTCCTGAAGGCtatgatttcaaaaattatgaCATTTTTGCTATACAAAATAACACCAATGCTACTACTAGTGATGCCATCTACAGGCTTCAGCTCAATTCAACAGTGGATATAATTTTGCAAAATGCAAACACTATGAATCCCAA
This window contains:
- the LOC133672588 gene encoding L-ascorbate oxidase-like encodes the protein MSGYQLSESKSIAMMKFLALCFFVISLINIPIAEARIRHYKFELKYEYKSPDCYKKLVITINGRTPGPTIYAQQNDTVIVEVKNSLLTENTAIHWHGIRQIGTPWFDGTEGVTQCPILPGDTFVYKFVVDRPGTYLYHAHYGMQREAGIYGSIRVALPDGESEPFAYDYDRSVILTDWYHKSTYEQAAGLSSIPFQWVGEPQSLLIQGKGRFDCSAANPPLKADVCNNTSPECSLYSTTVVPGKTYRLRISSLSALSALSFQIEGHNMTVVEADGHYVEPFVVKNLFIYSGETYSVLVKTDQDPSRNYWATTNVVSRNATTPPGLAIFNYYPNHPRRSPPTIPPSGPMWNDIEPRFNQSVAIKARKGHIYSPPATSDRVIVLLNTQNRVNGNVRWSVNNVSFNIPHTPYLIALKENLLHTFSQTPPPEGYDFKNYDIFAIQNNTNATTSDAIYRLQLNSTVDIILQNANTMNPNNSETHPWHLHGHDFWVLGYGKGKFDPINDPKNYNLVDPIMKNTVPVHPFGWTALRFKADNPGAWAFHCHIESHFFMGMGVVFEEGIERVGKLPSSIMGCGETKHLLKP